A single Mangifera indica cultivar Alphonso chromosome 20, CATAS_Mindica_2.1, whole genome shotgun sequence DNA region contains:
- the LOC123204357 gene encoding probable leucine-rich repeat receptor-like protein kinase At1g35710 produces MALSSLERAISIAFMILFVVFQFSHNVASDSTEEAEALLKWKASLQNQNSSLLPSWILSPANATNNSTHCADWSGISCNQDGRINKLNLSVSGLKGTLDGLPFLSFLFLEYVDFGKNNLFGVIPVQICNLSKLKYLDLSVNVFSGKIPEDIGLLRNLETLHLNNNQLNGSIPRELGQLTSLNDLTLSNNHLDGSIPTSLGNLSNLGRLYLYNNSLSSSIPPEIGNLSNLVTLDLSINSLSDQIPSGFFENLRNLSLLYMHKNKLFGSIPYEIGNMKSLLILSLHGNQLSGHIPNSFANLSNLVGLSLGDNAFFGSIPYEIGNLKSLRNLSLHDNQLSGHIPNTFANLSNLVHLSLRNNALFGPILQ; encoded by the coding sequence ATGGCTTTGTCAAGCTTGGAGAGAGCAAtctcaattgcctttatgattctGTTTGTTGTGTTTCAATTTTCTCACAATGTTGCTTCTGATTCTACTGAAGAAGCAGAAGCTCTTCTGAAATGGAAAGCCAGCCTGCAGAACCAGAACAGCTCTCTCCTGCCTTCCTGGATTCTTTCTCCTGCTAATGCCACCAACAATTCCACTCATTGTGCCGATTGGTCTGGAATTTCTTGCAACCAGGATGGAAGAATCAACAAACTCAACCTGTCTGTATCAGGTTTAAAAGGTACTCTTGATGGATTGCCATTCTTATCATTTCTCTTTCTTGAATACGTCGATTTTGGCAAAAACAATCTCTTTGGTGTTATCCCGGTGCAAATATGTAATCTCTCAAAACTGAAGTATCTTGACTTGTCAGTCAATGTATTTAGTGGGAAAATTCCTGAGGACATTGGCCTGTTAAGAAATCTAGAGACCCTCCACTTGAATAATAATCAGTTAAATGGCTCGATTCCAAGGGAATTAGGCCAATTGACTTCCCTTAATGATCTTACCTTGTCAAATAACCATTTGGACGGCTCAATTCCAACTTCTTTGGGTAATTTGAGCAACTTGGGTCGTttgtatctttataataattcacTTTCTAGTTCAATTCCTCCAGAGATAGGAAACCTGTCTAATTTGGTTACACTTGATTTGAGTATCAATAGCTTATCCGATCAAATCCCTTCAggtttttttgaaaacttgagaaacCTGAGTCTCTTGTACATGCATAAAAACAAACTTTTTGGATCAATTCCTTATGAAATAGGAAACATGAAGTCTCTTCTGATTCTAAGTTTGCATGGTAATCAGCTTAGTGGCCATATACCTAATTCATTTGCTAATTTAAGCAATTTAGTAGGTCTTTCTCTCGGTGACAATGCTTTTTTTGGATCAATTCCTTATGAAATTGGAAACCTGAAGTCTCTTAGGAATCTAAGTTTACATGATAATCAGCTTAGTGGCCATATACCTAATACATTTGCTAATTTGAGCAATTTAGTACATCTCTCTCTCCGTAACAATGCTCTTTTTGGTCCAATTCTTCAATAA
- the LOC123204208 gene encoding MDIS1-interacting receptor like kinase 2-like: protein MALSSLERAISFVCMILFVVFQFSQNVASDSADEAEALLKWKASLPNQNNSLLSSWTRSPANTTNYSTHCTDWSGISCNQDGRIDKINLSLSDLKGTLDELSFLSFPFLEFIDFGVNHLFGFIPAQICNLSKLKYLDLSVNLFHGKIPKEIGLLRNLETLHLNNNQLNGSIPQELAQLTTLKDLTMSSNHLDGSIPASLGNLSNLGRFYLYNNSLSGSIPPEIGNLSNLVELDVSTNSLSGSIPSRFENLRNLSLLYMYENKLSGVIPGEIGNIESLYELSLYSNHFLGSIPGSIGGLKNLIWLQLYNNKLSGSIPYEIGNLKSLMYLELSENQLSGHIPPTFANLSNLETLYLRNNSLSGPIPEEIGNLKKLVLLSLDNNHFTGSLPHNICQSGSLENFAVNGNNFEGPIPKGLRNCTSLKRLRLEKNEFVGNISEDFGIYPQLQYIDLSQNKFHGEISSNWAKCAKLGTLKIAANDISGSIPAKLGNLTQLGRLDLSSNLLVGEMPKELGNLSLLEELILNGNKLSGSIPLEIGSLSDITRLDLSANRLSNSIPGNIGNLLKVYYLNLSNNQLSQEIPTQLGKLSQLSELDLSQNLLRGNIPSQLSDVEVLQKLNLSHNNLSGFIPGGFENMLALTSIDISYNDLEGPIPNSTAFRNASIGALQGNKYLCGDFIGLQPCKSSRALNSGKHRLSKRLLTILAILFPVLAALVFSVVLIQILRTSWRRKRDSKEVESGENYGEVLSISIFDGKKMYEEVVKGTNDFSSEYCIGKGGQGSVYKAELSGNTVAVKKIHASYTSIADQKEFLNEIQALTAIRHQNIVKFFGFCSHPRHSFLVYKYLERGNLASILSNENTAVELDWSKRLKVIKGVADGLSYLHNNCFPPIVHRNISSKNILLDSEYEAQISDFGTAKLLNPDSSNWTELAGTCGYVAPELAYTMKVTEKCDVYSFGVLAMEVIQGKNPSDFLSHSLGSSAKLKMELGDMLDPRLPFPLLEVQNKLVSIKEMTLLCLNVNPESRPTMHTVVQLLCS, encoded by the exons ATGGCCTTGTCGAGCCTGGAGAGAGCAATCTCATTTGTCTGCATGATTCTGTTTGTTGTGTTTCAGTTTTCTCAGAATGTTGCTTCAGATTCTGCTGATGAAGCAGAAGCTCTTCTGAAATGGAAAGCAAGCCTGCCAAACCAGAACAACTCTCTCCTGTCTTCCTGGACTCGTTCTCCTGCTAATACCACCAACTATTCTACTCATTGCACCGATTGGTCTGGAATTTCTTGCAACCAGGATGGAAGAATCGATAAAATCAACCTGTCTCTTTCAGATTTAAAAGGTACTCTTGATGAATTATCCTTCTTATCATTTCCCTTTCTTGAATTCATCGATTTTGGTGTAAATCATCTGTTTGGTTTTATCCCAGCACAAATATGTAATCTTTCAAAACTAAAGTACCTTGATTTGTCAGTCAATCTGTTTCATGGGAAAATTCCCAAGGAAATTGGCCTGTTAAGAAATCTAGAGACCCTCCACCTGAACAATAATCAGTTAAATGGCTCAATTCCACAGGAATTAGCCCAATTGACTACCCTTAAGGATCTTACCATGTCTAGCAACCATTTGGATGGTTCAATTCCTGCTTCTTTGGGTAATTTGAGCAACTTAGGTCGATtctatctttataataattcacTTTCTGGTTCAATTCCTCCAGAGATTGGAAACCTCTCTAATCTAGTTGAACTTGATGTGAGTACCAATAGTTTATCCGGTTCAATCCCTTCACGTTTTGAAAATCTGAGAAACCTGAGTCTCCTCTACATGTACGAAAACAAGCTTTCTGGTGTCATTCCGGGAGAAATAGGGAACATTGAATCTCTTTATGAATTAAGCCTTTATTCTAATCATTTTTTGGGTTCAATTCCAGGGTCAATAGGTGGTCTGAAAAACCTAATCTGGCTTCAGttgtataataataaacttTCTGGATCAATTCCTTATGAAATAGGAAATCTAAAGTCTCTTATGTATCTTGAGTTGAGTGAAAATCAGCTTAGTGGTCATATTCCTCCTACTTTTGCTAATTTGAGTAATTTAGAAACTCTGTATCTTCGAAACAACTCTCTTTCTGGTCCAATTCCTGAAGAAATTGGAAATTTAAAGAAGTTGGTTCTTCTCTCACTGGATAACAACCACTTCACTGGTTCTTTACCCCATAATATTTGTCAAAGTGGTTCACTTGAGAACTTTGCAGTAAATGGTAACAACTTTGAAGGTCCGATTCCAAAAGGCTTGAGAAATTGCACAAGCCTGAAGAGACTCCGCctggaaaaaaatgaatttgttggTAATATATCAGAAGATTTTGGGATCTACCCACAACTGCAATACATAGATCTAAGTCAAAATAAATTCCACGGTGAAATCTCATCTAACTGGGCAAAGTGTGCAAAATTAGGCACCCTAAAGATTGCTGCTAATGATATCAGTGGCAGCATACCAGCTAAGCTAGGTAACTTGACTCAACTAGGTAGACTAGATCTTTCTTCGAATCTGCTGGTTGGAGAGATGCCGAAAGAACTTGGAAATTTGAGTCTGCTAGAGGAGCTGATTTTGAATGGAAATAAACTTTCCGGCAGCATACCTCTGGAAATTGGATCTCTTTCAGATATTACCCGTCTCGACTTGTCGGCAAACAGGTTGAGCAATTCAATCCCTGGAAATATAGGGAACTTGTTGAAAGTCTATTACTTGAATTTGAGCAACAATCAGCTTAGCCAAGAAATTCCAACTCAGTTGGGCAAGCTAAGTCAACTTTCAGAGCTAGATTTGAGTCAGAACTTACTCAGGGGGAACATACCTTCTCAATTATCTGATGTGGAAGTTTTGCAGAAGCTGAATCTCTCCCACAATAACCTCTCTGGGTTCATTCCAGGAGGATTTGAAAACATGCTAGCCCTGACTAGTATTGACATTTCCTACAACGACTTGGAGGGTCCAATTCCAAATTCCACAGCCTTTCGAAATGCTTCCATAGGAGCATTACAAGGGAACAAATATTTGTGCGGTGATTTTATCGGATTGCAACCTTGCAAAAGTTCAAGAGCTTTGAACTCAGGCAAACACAGATTGAGCAAAAGATTGTTGACCATCCTGGCAATTCTGTTCCCAGTTTTAGCAGCCCTTGTTTTTTCAGTTGTGCTGATCCAAATTCTCAGAACTTCctggagaagaaagagagactCCAAAGAAGTAGAAAGTGGTGAAAACTATGGAGAGGTCttgtcaatttcaatttttgatggGAAAAAGATGTATGAAGAAGTCGTGAAAGGAACAAATGATTTCAGTTCAGAATATTGCATTGGGAAAGGAGGTCAAGGAAGTGTTTATAAAGCAGAACTTTCGGGAAACACTGTAGCAGTTAAGAAAATTCATGCTTCGTATACCAGTATTGCAGATCAGAAAGAGTTCTTAAACGAAATTCAAGCTCTAACAGCGATAAGGcatcaaaatattgtaaaattttttggtttttgttcacATCCTAGACACTCATTCTTAGTCTACAAGTACCTGGAAAGGGGCAACTTGGCCTCAATCCTGAGCAATGAAAACACAGCGGTTGAGCTAGACTGGAGCAAGAGACTGAAAGTCATAAAAGGAGTGGCTGATGGGTTATCTTACTTGCACAACAACTGCTTCCCACCAATCGTCCATCGCAACATATCAAGCAAGAACATCCTGTTGGATTCGGAATATGAAGCGCAGATTTCAGACTTTGGAACAGCCAAGCTTCTTAACCCAGACTCATCCAATTGGACCGAGCTTGCAGGCACATGTGGATATGTTGCACCAG AGCTTGCTTATACAATGAAGGTGACAGAGAAATGTGACGTCTATAGCTTTGGTGTGTTGGCAATGGAAGTGATCCAGGGGAAGAATCCGAGTGATTTTCTCTCCCATTCTTTAGGTTCATCTGCCAAGTTGAAAATGGAGCTTGGTGATATGTTGGATCCGAGGCTTCCATTTCCACTCCTGGAAGTTCAGAACAAACTGGTTTCCATCAAGGAGATGACCCTATTATGCTTGAATGTAAATCCAGAGTCAAGACCCACCATGCATACTGTGGTTCAATTACTCTGCAGCTAA